The following proteins are co-located in the Primulina tabacum isolate GXHZ01 chromosome 11, ASM2559414v2, whole genome shotgun sequence genome:
- the LOC142519463 gene encoding protein RGF1 INDUCIBLE TRANSCRIPTION FACTOR 1-like isoform X2, translated as MLDTSEIPRWLLALLREKFFITCLIHEDAKKNEKNVFCLDCCEGICPHCFIHHPSHRLLQIRRYVYHDVIRLGDADKLMDCAQIQSYTTNNSKVVFLKERAQSRAGRGGGNLCISCDRNLQNSFLFCSLSCKFQHVVRSGCNVSNYLRKCEFLAMPELGLDDDQRTPDSVLEATGPGSSESGSDCGDPTSSLGYPGFFTCTATTEVVRKKRSNLAGLRSDYSLACEPVLEVSEVLPSRRKGTPHRSPFY; from the exons ATG TTGGATACTTCGGAGATTCCACGGTGGCTTTTGGCCCTTTTGCGTGAGAAATTCTTTATTACGTGTTTGATTCATGAGGATGCGAAGAAGAACGAAAAGAATGTTTTTTGTTTGGATTGCTGTGAAGGAATCTGCCCTCACTGCTTCATTCATCATCCTTCTCACCGACTCTTGCAG ATACGGAGATATGTGTATCATGATGTTATAAGGCTGGGGGATGCTGATAAGTTAATGGACTGTGCTCAAATTCaa TCTTATACCACGAATAATTCAAAGGTAGTGTTTTTGAAAGAGAGAGCACAGTCGAGGGCAGGCAGAGGCGGCGGCAACTTGTGCATCAGTTGCGACAGGAACCTGCAAAACTCATTTCTCTTTTGCTCTCTTTCTTGCAAG TTTCAACACGTTGTGAGAAGTGGCTGCAATGTTTCAAACTATCTACGCAAGTGCGAGTTTCTTGCAATGCCTGAACTGGGTTTAGATGACGACCAAAGGACACCCGATTCAGTGCTAGAAGCCACCGGTCCGGGAAGTTCAGAGTCCGGTTCCGACTGCGGTGACCCGACTAGTTCTCTGGGTTACCCTGGTTTTTTCACCTGCACGGCTACCACGGAGGTTGTGAGGAAGAAAAGAAGTAATCTTGCTGGATTACGGTCTGATTACAGTCTGGCTTGTGAACCGGTTTTAGAAGTATCCGAAGTGTTACCGAGCCGGAGGAAGGGTACTCCACATCGGTCTCcattttactga
- the LOC142519463 gene encoding protein RGF1 INDUCIBLE TRANSCRIPTION FACTOR 1-like isoform X1, translated as MELWFCCLQLDTSEIPRWLLALLREKFFITCLIHEDAKKNEKNVFCLDCCEGICPHCFIHHPSHRLLQIRRYVYHDVIRLGDADKLMDCAQIQSYTTNNSKVVFLKERAQSRAGRGGGNLCISCDRNLQNSFLFCSLSCKFQHVVRSGCNVSNYLRKCEFLAMPELGLDDDQRTPDSVLEATGPGSSESGSDCGDPTSSLGYPGFFTCTATTEVVRKKRSNLAGLRSDYSLACEPVLEVSEVLPSRRKGTPHRSPFY; from the exons ATGGAACTTTGGTTTTGTTGTTTGCAGTTGGATACTTCGGAGATTCCACGGTGGCTTTTGGCCCTTTTGCGTGAGAAATTCTTTATTACGTGTTTGATTCATGAGGATGCGAAGAAGAACGAAAAGAATGTTTTTTGTTTGGATTGCTGTGAAGGAATCTGCCCTCACTGCTTCATTCATCATCCTTCTCACCGACTCTTGCAG ATACGGAGATATGTGTATCATGATGTTATAAGGCTGGGGGATGCTGATAAGTTAATGGACTGTGCTCAAATTCaa TCTTATACCACGAATAATTCAAAGGTAGTGTTTTTGAAAGAGAGAGCACAGTCGAGGGCAGGCAGAGGCGGCGGCAACTTGTGCATCAGTTGCGACAGGAACCTGCAAAACTCATTTCTCTTTTGCTCTCTTTCTTGCAAG TTTCAACACGTTGTGAGAAGTGGCTGCAATGTTTCAAACTATCTACGCAAGTGCGAGTTTCTTGCAATGCCTGAACTGGGTTTAGATGACGACCAAAGGACACCCGATTCAGTGCTAGAAGCCACCGGTCCGGGAAGTTCAGAGTCCGGTTCCGACTGCGGTGACCCGACTAGTTCTCTGGGTTACCCTGGTTTTTTCACCTGCACGGCTACCACGGAGGTTGTGAGGAAGAAAAGAAGTAATCTTGCTGGATTACGGTCTGATTACAGTCTGGCTTGTGAACCGGTTTTAGAAGTATCCGAAGTGTTACCGAGCCGGAGGAAGGGTACTCCACATCGGTCTCcattttactga
- the LOC142517864 gene encoding protein GRAVITROPIC IN THE LIGHT 1 — protein MAEIEGGPSPNPPLQFSHMFQKFALAFKSKTYELFAEEESSAAADADLFTLLDSAEESIPDLKVVVIKPDPSSGPNSSPSLLLRSLIPSLFATLSSFEASYLQFQTAHVPEIEEKALEVADRSLVAILQKLSEMRGFYARKIRGLSCDFEFPAGSFLEFQVQENQSKLRALEIMVNSLQSQIDVKDDEVKVLKKKLEKLRVLNDDLSRKLGLKEGKMSSGIEVLLTVRVFEAMLSDSLKLVRFFSKQLIDLMKRVGWDLEMAANSVYSGLDYSKTEHFRYVFLSYICLGMFQNFDKSDFGLCDIEPMRNENGIKYSGSGVSNSENSFYLKQLIEHVSSNPREILVKDPKCEFSQFCEMKYEELIHPKMECSIFSKLDGKEKVLDSWKSLSIFYESFVRMASSIWLLQKLAYSFSPTVEIFQVERGAEFSIVYMEDILGKSSFPGKTMPLVGFTVVPGFKVGKTVIQSQVYLMSQKCNGL, from the coding sequence ATGGCGGAAATCGAAGGAGGCCCATCACCTAATCCGCCGCTTCAATTTTCCCACATGTTCCAGAAATTCGCCCTCGCTTTCAAGTCCAAAACTTACGAACTATTCGCCGAAGAGGAGTCGTCCGCCGCCGCAGACGCCGATCTTTTTACTCTCCTTGATTCTGCTGAGGAATCTATCCCCGATCTAAAAGTAGTCGTTATCAAACCCGACCCGAGTTCAGGCCCAAATTCTTCACCGTCCCTTTTGCTCCGAAGTTTGATTCCTTCCCTATTCGCCACTCTCTCTTCCTTTGAAGCCTCGTATTTGCAGTTTCAAACTGCCCACGTTCCAGAGATTGAAGAGAAGGCTCTCGAGGTTGCTGATAGATCACTTGTTGCCATCCTCCAGAAATTGTCGGAGATGAGGGGTTTTTACGCGAGGAAGATTCGTGGGTTGAGTTGCGATTTCGAGTTTCCAGCAGGGTCGTTTTTGGAATTTCAGGTACAGGAGAATCAGAGCAAGCTCAGGGCATTGGAGATTATGGTGAACTCTTTGCAATCCCAAATCGATGTCAAGGATGATGAAGTAaaggttttgaagaaaaaattggaaaaattaAGGGTACTCAATGATGATTTATCTCGAAAATTAGGGCTTAAAGAGGGGAAAATGAGCTCAGGGATTGAGGTTTTGTTGACCGTACGAGTTTTTGAAGCAATGCTGAGTGATTCGTTGAAGCTGGTTCGTTTCTTTTCTAAGCAGTTGATTGATTTGATGAAGAGAGTTGGGTGGGATTTGGAGATGGCGGCCAATTCGGTTTACTCGGGTTTGGATTATTCGAAAACAGAGCATTTCCGGTATGTGTTTCTGTCCTATATTTGTTTGGGAATGTTTCAAAATTTCGATAAGagtgattttggattatgtgaTATTGAACCTATGCGTAATGAGAATGGCATCAAATACAGTGGTAGTGGTGTAAGTAATAGTGAAAATAGTTTTTATTTGAAGCAGCTAATCGAGCATGTTTCAAGTAATCCGAGGGAAATCTTGGTTAAGGATCCAAAATGTGAGTTTTCACAGTTTTGTGAGATGAAGTATGAGGAACTTATTCATCCAAAAATGGAGTGCtctatttttagtaaattgGATGGGAAAGAGAAGGTGTTGGATTCATGGAAATCATTGAGCATATTTTATGAGTCCTTTGTTAGGATGGCAAGCTCGATATGGCTACTTCAGAAGTTGGCATATTCTTTCAGTCCCACGGTTGAAATATTTCAGGTTGAGAGAGGGGCCGAGTTTTCAATAGTTTACATGGAAGATATTTTGGGCAAATCTAGTTTTCCTGGGAAAACCATGCCTCTTGTCGGGTTTACTGTTGTTCCCGGATTCAAAGTTGGTAAGACAGTCATTCAGTCGCAGGTTTATTTGATGAGCCAAAAGTGCAATGGCTTGTGA
- the LOC142517865 gene encoding axial regulator YABBY 1-like isoform X4, which produces MRGLRLPAANQLHLGHSFFSPQNLLEEIRNSPSNMLNNQPNPNESFMVPVRGIDELPKPPVANRPPEKRQRVPSAYNRFIKDEIQRIKAGNPDISHREAFSAAAKNWAHFPHIHFGIMPDQPVKKPSVCQQISHNFYTLKKIVGSFQKLKKIKQKNIFYALKKNDDAQISESVTTDRISRDSSLARKYVLKRDSSFPGPYFAVYDEVNQQRHPKERRAQREGGRVLAET; this is translated from the exons ATGCGCGGATTGCGTCTCCCTGCGGCCAATCAGCTTCATCTTGGCCATTCATTTTTCTCTCCACAGAATCTTCTG GAGGAGATTCGTAACTCGCCATCGAATATGTTGAACAATCAGCCAAATCCAAATGAATCCTTTATGGTACCCGTTCGAGGAATCGATGAGCTTCCTAAGCCACCAGTTGCTAATCGAC CTCCAGAAAAAAGACAGAGAGTGCCATCTGCTTACAATCGGTTCATCAA GGATGAGATCCAACGTATCAAAGCTGGAAACCCTGATATTAGTCACAGGGAAGCCTTTAGTGCTGCCGCAAAAAAC TGGGCACATTTCCCTCACATTCACTTTGGAATTATGCCTGATCAACCTGTGAAGAAACCGTCTGTCTGCCAACAG ATTTCACACAATTTTTATACCTTGAAGAAAATAGTTGGGTCATTCCAGAAACTgaagaaaattaaacaaaagAACATTTTTTATGCCTTGAAGAAGAACGACGACGCTCAAATATCGGAAAGCGTGACAACCGACAGGATCTCTCGGGATTCAAGCTTGGCTAGAAAATATGTGCTCAAGCGCGATTCAAGCTTCCCAGGGCCTTATTTTGCTGTTTATGACGAGGTGAACCAACAACGACATCCGAAGGAGCGCCGCGCGCAAAGGGAAGGCGGGCGTGTTCTCGCTGAGACGTGA
- the LOC142517865 gene encoding axial regulator YABBY 1-like isoform X1 produces MVRRKKSFNLCVTTLKKMLRFGEKLQVHMSDLYGSPFNLYLTFLEDGFLFVSVPCTSLFKTVTVRCGHCTNLLSVNMRGLRLPAANQLHLGHSFFSPQNLLEEIRNSPSNMLNNQPNPNESFMVPVRGIDELPKPPVANRPPEKRQRVPSAYNRFIKDEIQRIKAGNPDISHREAFSAAAKNWAHFPHIHFGIMPDQPVKKPSVCQQISHNFYTLKKIVGSFQKLKKIKQKNIFYALKKNDDAQISESVTTDRISRDSSLARKYVLKRDSSFPGPYFAVYDEVNQQRHPKERRAQREGGRVLAET; encoded by the exons ATGGTTCGAAGAAAAAAATCCTTTAATCTTTGCGTAACTACTCTAAAAAAGATGCTTCGTTTTGGTGAAAAGCTTCAAGTACATATGTCTGATTTGTATGGCAGTCCTTTCAATCTTTACCTCACTTTTCTTGAAGATGGCTTCCTTTTT GTGAGTGTTCCTTGCACAAGTTTGTTCAAGACTGTGACTGTTAGATGTGGCCATTGCACCAATCTTTTGTCCGTGAACATGCGCGGATTGCGTCTCCCTGCGGCCAATCAGCTTCATCTTGGCCATTCATTTTTCTCTCCACAGAATCTTCTG GAGGAGATTCGTAACTCGCCATCGAATATGTTGAACAATCAGCCAAATCCAAATGAATCCTTTATGGTACCCGTTCGAGGAATCGATGAGCTTCCTAAGCCACCAGTTGCTAATCGAC CTCCAGAAAAAAGACAGAGAGTGCCATCTGCTTACAATCGGTTCATCAA GGATGAGATCCAACGTATCAAAGCTGGAAACCCTGATATTAGTCACAGGGAAGCCTTTAGTGCTGCCGCAAAAAAC TGGGCACATTTCCCTCACATTCACTTTGGAATTATGCCTGATCAACCTGTGAAGAAACCGTCTGTCTGCCAACAG ATTTCACACAATTTTTATACCTTGAAGAAAATAGTTGGGTCATTCCAGAAACTgaagaaaattaaacaaaagAACATTTTTTATGCCTTGAAGAAGAACGACGACGCTCAAATATCGGAAAGCGTGACAACCGACAGGATCTCTCGGGATTCAAGCTTGGCTAGAAAATATGTGCTCAAGCGCGATTCAAGCTTCCCAGGGCCTTATTTTGCTGTTTATGACGAGGTGAACCAACAACGACATCCGAAGGAGCGCCGCGCGCAAAGGGAAGGCGGGCGTGTTCTCGCTGAGACGTGA
- the LOC142517865 gene encoding axial regulator YABBY 1-like isoform X3 → MVRRKKSFNLCVTTLKKMLRFGEKLQVHMSDLYGSPFNLYLTFLEDGFLFVSVPCTSLFKTVTVRCGHCTNLLSVNMRGLRLPAANQLHLGHSFFSPQNLLEEIRNSPSNMLNNQPNPNESFMVPVRGIDELPKPPVANRPPEKRQRVPSAYNRFIKDEIQRIKAGNPDISHREAFSAAAKNWAHFPHIHFGIMPDQPVKKPSVCQQKNDDAQISESVTTDRISRDSSLARKYVLKRDSSFPGPYFAVYDEVNQQRHPKERRAQREGGRVLAET, encoded by the exons ATGGTTCGAAGAAAAAAATCCTTTAATCTTTGCGTAACTACTCTAAAAAAGATGCTTCGTTTTGGTGAAAAGCTTCAAGTACATATGTCTGATTTGTATGGCAGTCCTTTCAATCTTTACCTCACTTTTCTTGAAGATGGCTTCCTTTTT GTGAGTGTTCCTTGCACAAGTTTGTTCAAGACTGTGACTGTTAGATGTGGCCATTGCACCAATCTTTTGTCCGTGAACATGCGCGGATTGCGTCTCCCTGCGGCCAATCAGCTTCATCTTGGCCATTCATTTTTCTCTCCACAGAATCTTCTG GAGGAGATTCGTAACTCGCCATCGAATATGTTGAACAATCAGCCAAATCCAAATGAATCCTTTATGGTACCCGTTCGAGGAATCGATGAGCTTCCTAAGCCACCAGTTGCTAATCGAC CTCCAGAAAAAAGACAGAGAGTGCCATCTGCTTACAATCGGTTCATCAA GGATGAGATCCAACGTATCAAAGCTGGAAACCCTGATATTAGTCACAGGGAAGCCTTTAGTGCTGCCGCAAAAAAC TGGGCACATTTCCCTCACATTCACTTTGGAATTATGCCTGATCAACCTGTGAAGAAACCGTCTGTCTGCCAACAG AAGAACGACGACGCTCAAATATCGGAAAGCGTGACAACCGACAGGATCTCTCGGGATTCAAGCTTGGCTAGAAAATATGTGCTCAAGCGCGATTCAAGCTTCCCAGGGCCTTATTTTGCTGTTTATGACGAGGTGAACCAACAACGACATCCGAAGGAGCGCCGCGCGCAAAGGGAAGGCGGGCGTGTTCTCGCTGAGACGTGA
- the LOC142517865 gene encoding axial regulator YABBY 1-like isoform X2, with protein MSSSSAFAPDHHHLSPSEQLCYVHCNYCDTVLAVSVPCTSLFKTVTVRCGHCTNLLSVNMRGLRLPAANQLHLGHSFFSPQNLLEEIRNSPSNMLNNQPNPNESFMVPVRGIDELPKPPVANRPPEKRQRVPSAYNRFIKDEIQRIKAGNPDISHREAFSAAAKNWAHFPHIHFGIMPDQPVKKPSVCQQISHNFYTLKKIVGSFQKLKKIKQKNIFYALKKNDDAQISESVTTDRISRDSSLARKYVLKRDSSFPGPYFAVYDEVNQQRHPKERRAQREGGRVLAET; from the exons ATGTCCTCTTCATCTGCTTTTGCACCGGACCACCACCACCTCTCTCCTTCGGAGCAGCTCTGTTACGTCCATTGCAACTATTGTGATACTGTCCTCGCG GTGAGTGTTCCTTGCACAAGTTTGTTCAAGACTGTGACTGTTAGATGTGGCCATTGCACCAATCTTTTGTCCGTGAACATGCGCGGATTGCGTCTCCCTGCGGCCAATCAGCTTCATCTTGGCCATTCATTTTTCTCTCCACAGAATCTTCTG GAGGAGATTCGTAACTCGCCATCGAATATGTTGAACAATCAGCCAAATCCAAATGAATCCTTTATGGTACCCGTTCGAGGAATCGATGAGCTTCCTAAGCCACCAGTTGCTAATCGAC CTCCAGAAAAAAGACAGAGAGTGCCATCTGCTTACAATCGGTTCATCAA GGATGAGATCCAACGTATCAAAGCTGGAAACCCTGATATTAGTCACAGGGAAGCCTTTAGTGCTGCCGCAAAAAAC TGGGCACATTTCCCTCACATTCACTTTGGAATTATGCCTGATCAACCTGTGAAGAAACCGTCTGTCTGCCAACAG ATTTCACACAATTTTTATACCTTGAAGAAAATAGTTGGGTCATTCCAGAAACTgaagaaaattaaacaaaagAACATTTTTTATGCCTTGAAGAAGAACGACGACGCTCAAATATCGGAAAGCGTGACAACCGACAGGATCTCTCGGGATTCAAGCTTGGCTAGAAAATATGTGCTCAAGCGCGATTCAAGCTTCCCAGGGCCTTATTTTGCTGTTTATGACGAGGTGAACCAACAACGACATCCGAAGGAGCGCCGCGCGCAAAGGGAAGGCGGGCGTGTTCTCGCTGAGACGTGA